The window CTGTTACTTGGACCAAGCCCACGCCGCCCACGCCACCCATGCCACCCACGCATCAGATTGCCGTTGAAGGGGTGGTGCTTTGCAAGTCATGCAAGTTTAGAAAGATGGACCCAATTCCTGGTAAGTTGGGAAGTGGTCAATTGATCaatatccatgcatgcatacaagcAGTTGAATCTTGCATCCATGCATGCATTTTCATGATAGAGATTTTAATGCACTACGTGTGTATGTTATACTAAAAAGGATCCCATGCATAAACGCGTCGAAACTACAGTAACTGCTTTTCTGTCCACTGTGATCTGTGAATGAAATCCAATCCCTTCATCAGGTCCGTAGCCTCAAGTTCCTCTCCTATTGAATAAAAATCAGCTCGATTAGACAGATGGGGAAACAAAAACCTATAaattcacttggtgtggcccaccttaattttcgATTAGATGGCATGTACCTAAACACCTTGGGCCCCAGAAAACAGTCTGAAAGGTTTTATTAGTCGTGTGTTCCATCCCAACTGGTCCCTGTGGAATGGTTGGATCTgatccacacatcacggtgggctccatagagGTTCAGTGTCGACACTATGGATGGTTTTCTTACTAGAAATATAAAGCATTTAAGTATCTCATTGTGGAATTTATAGATGATCTTGTTTAACATGAATATTACATTTTGCCACTGGAGCAGAATCGGTGGTGAGGCTACAGTGCCGCACCAGGAGGCATCCGACTGTAGTGGAGGGCAAAACCGACAAAAATGGGTATTTCTTCATTCAACCACCAAAGGAGGTTACCACATTCAGTGCACGCAGGTGCAAGGTTTTCTTAATATCGTCCCCATGGGCGTACTGCAAGCTGCCGACCGACCTTAATGGTGGAGTGAGCGGGGCCAGCTTGTCTTTCAGGACCAAACTGTCGGGCCCCAACCCTATAGCCCTCTTTTCTGTTGGGCCACTGGCTTTTGCTCCCAACAAGACCTCTTGTCCCTTTTCaccttgagagggagagagagagagaaagagggagagagagagtgtgtgtgttttACTGAATAATGTTTAGAGCAGTTTGATGATAATGGAATTTGTTAGGATTGACTGTGTTTGGATACCAGCACTTGAATTCGATTTTGGAAAGAACTTTTATCACACGGGTTTTCCATTTGGACAAGTGGAGCCCATGTTTGAGTGATCCAGATCATGCCTTGAAAATCTCCCCAATTGGAAATTCCTATTCAAGAATATTTTCCCTTATTTTGAATGTGAAATGtagttgtatttctcttcttgatAGTCAGTAAAGAACAGGTTACGATTTTCCTACtgaaaagtgttttttttttcttggtttttgggGGACACCGTCCAACCGAATGTTATGGAGTGTGGAATTTGGGGTACTGCTCATGATCAAGATGACCCGTTTTGAGTACGAGTCGACTCGAAGCTAGTTGAGTCCAATCAATcaggtagggttgtcaatggattgAATCTTGATCCTGATGGATTAATCGGATTGGGATAAATAGTAGGATCTATGGAATGAATTTGGGTCTCAAAAACAAGATTTGTTTATAATCGGATCATAATTGGATCTGTCCTGATTTGATTCGATAAAAATCCAATCTGATATATcgctactatatatatatatattgtcaagATAATAATTTGACCGTTGCAAATTGTGAAGGAATTTAAAAAAATAGTGAGGTTATATTTatacaggagagagagagagagagagagatgcattaAACTTCTGGGGTTGTTTCTTAAATGGATAATGATAACTTATAATGATAAATAATGTgaaattcatgcatttcacaccTTCCATTTATTGGGTTTGTTTTCAAAGATGATTGATGAAATCAGTCATCATGACCATTTCACTCCGTTTGTTTTCTCAATGAAATCGGTAATTATATTTAAACCAATGTTATGGTGTTCCATAGGGTGTGTGATGATCTAACGCAGGGGAGGATGTGagatcgagcaccgtcttcctcaagaggataactattccgactTTATGGAATTTCTCTTgattcctcacagagacttctcaaacccacgaggaaagaaagcaaaaaaatagaaataaattctaataaatttgaaattgattgatgaattaaaataaataattacaaaaaaaaaaagcgcatccacaaccccttaaatagggataccaagtaatgGGATAGAAaccagaatcaaactacaactaaaactcctagaattcgtgacttactataaatagtaaacttactatttatatatggCCGTGATGTCTACcaatgcgcaaggttttcggctaaaaatagtaagtgtcctatttcgcttcaccaagctattctcctaatttttctaagctcttttcacagtgagcacaactcttaaagcccaatggatgaagagttataatgaaactaaaacttactatttataataacaacagaattaaaacagggaaatgacagTCGATCTagcggtatttcgcaaatccgactTGCATAactcggcatagcagggttgggtggctaaagtagctcgttatatcctaaaatcatatattttacatcccataactcattctggattgcgagatacgcctgatttaaggtccgacggtccggatcacttctgtcgttgaccgggccctttctgatccatcttggccatgtaactattcacgaccctctctacatcatgaTCATTCATCGATCGGTCCTGACAATATTCTGACCATTGGCCATTGCAGATGAGAACTTGACTGGGAATACTCAGGAGTGACGTTGGTGAGAGGCTGACCATGTGTGGCGCCCAATCTCACCGTAGGAAAACAATGTtgttgaatgcccatcattaatgACAAGtttataggcccaccataatcttTGTTGACCATCCCACCTGTTGGTGACCAACACCTTAATGGTAAGGAAAAACCAATATTACCTTGAATCGAATTTTATGGTGGCTCACAACTGGTTTGAAATGATCAACAAGTACTCCCACAGTAAGATGAGTGAGGGGCATTCACCTTAGTGAAATAGATATGCTAATGAACTATCGGTGGCCCTTGTAATTTGGTAACTAGGTTTATCAAGGCTGTCTAAACAGGTGATCTCAGTCaccattacaaaaataaaaatagatgaaacatGTGATAACTTGTCCATGCTATCCAAAATCTACCAAACTACCAAGTAAACTACCACAACTATAATAAGAAGATTACCACCGTTGTAACCACATCTTCAGATTCGAACCTTAACTTATCCATACTATACAAAATCAACCAAAGTACCCGAGTAAACTACCACAATTACAATAAGAAGATAACCACAATTGCATCCACAACGACTGCACATACTAACCACAAAATGGCATTCCCCAATCTGCAGTCTGCCTTTCAACCTTTTTAGCGGTAGAACGTGTGCTAAATTGTGAACACAAAGACGAGCATGGCACAGACAAATTCAAGCAACACATAGCCATCCTCTCCTGAGTGGCTGCTTTCTCCGACCTTGGGTGCACAGTACGACGGAACTGGGTCTTTCGCCTAGACAACTAGGCTATGCACCCTCCATACCGTGGGGTGAAGCAAGGGAGTGATCGGATTTGTCGCCATGTCATTCTTTTGACAGTTGATCAATTGTAATGTCAGAATATTGGAAGATCCCACTAAAAACACCCCGGACGATAAAGGCCTCTTCTACGAAGCTGTATGATATGAACTTTGCTCTAATTGTATCCTTCTACTTGTGCCCTGCATTCCTCATAAGTATAGTAAATAGATCTTTCGTTAAACACTGCATACGCTTTCCCTATACTCCCAGAAGAGTAATAACTTTGCTTGTCGGGGTAATCTGACTAGTTATAAAACCGACCATCTAGTCGTTACTTCTCGCTAGTGGAGGTGGTGAAGGGCGACCTTGCGGTTTGATTTGACTGGCTCTAGTTGGAAGCTCAATGGGTCGCTTGTAACTCCTCGTCCAAAAAGgaaacagtgtcctgaggcactCACGTGCGAACCGACTCAGGACCGAACTATCATTCGTGTGGGCTTAAGACGGGTTAATTAACCCCAATTCACCCTTTCGtacaatttaaattaaattaagatcGGGCCAAGCATAGGCAATAAAGCCAGTCAGCCGAGCCATACTTGGCGACTGTCCATGCAGGCTGTGTATCGCCTGAGGAAGATCTTAAAATTCTGAAACTTTGTCAGACCCTTGGGCTCACTGGGATTGTGGTCCCTCGTGGACGCCAAGCCCTAAAGATGCCCAGAAATGGTCGAACAGCACTGCCCTGCTAGCACTTGCAAACTGCAAGTCGCTTGGCCAAaagtaattttaaaaaaatctgaaatttaacCAAATAACCCTACTACTTGAGTTTACAAATTCGAGCGTTCTAGCCGTCGGATATCtttaaattcatatggaagattGGAAATAATTACAGGCTCACGCCTACAAAATCTAGctgacggtgaccgttgatcgcgaattgTCTCACTGCGGTAAAACCCTACATCCGTTTGCGATCAAACTTCGCCCAACCCTTCATCGGGTCATGAGGCACCTATCCCATGtatcagatgggccagggggccatcaggaCAGCCCCAACTGTCAGATTTGAGTCCAACAGGGCCATAGGAAGCATTTCATGAAACTTAGGGTCAATTGACATAATTCTGAGCATATAAAAGTCCAGCCCTTCTCTCTCAGCCCATTTtccagcagctgagagagagagagagagagagagagagagaaaggggaggcATTTCACTTGGATGTGGCCCCGGTGCCCGGATTTTGTCAATTCCGGCGCCCTCTTCCCTCCTCTGCCACAAATCCTGGTTAATCTCTGTTGTTAGAAGAAGaaattccaacccatctaaggtaatTTAGGATTTCTCACTCTATTTCCCTAATTTGTAGAACATGCATGTAATTCTTGTCCATCCAAAGCAATGCAGGGCCCCGACACCTCGAGCTTGCGGACCCGGCGTCGTTAGGATCTTCTTAGCAACCTCCGATTAAGtttaggtgaggaccattacctATGAGTAACCGGTTATCGCGCCTAGTATAGGTTTAACGAACGTGTTTGGTGTATGTTGGTGCATATGGTTGGATTCTCCTTTTGAACATAATTAAGGTGACAAATGAGAGATTTCTAAAATTTATGGGAAAGAACTTGACCCCAaacccttaattaaactaaattgCTGATGTGCATGCTTTGTTGGTTTCAAGTTTGTGAATTTTCCTAATTTGCTTATGATtaattgtgtttcttttatattgGTCCTAACTATGCCCAATATGCTAACATGTATGGCTGAAAATGGTTGTTAAATGTTTGATTTTATAAATCCCTAAACTTGTAGTTAAGCATGCTTTGTTGAGGTCATGTAATAATGAAGAAGTGTCGAATTGGTCGATTTACTTGTCTGGATTGTAGTGTATGATTGAACCGTAAAACGCATGATAACCTGTGGGAAATTTATTCTAGGTGCTTTGCTACTTGACTATCTATATAATTATATGAATTGGAATATGTTGTGTAGAACCTGTAAATGAAATAGAACTTGTATATGGAGTTGCCCATGCATTGATTTGGCTAAAACTATATTTGCCTGATATgaaatgtatgtatggatgtcgTGATTGGTGTGTATAATGCATAATTCCCTTACGGATTGGCCGATTACCTGGAATTATTTGGGCGGTCCTTGTTCGACCTGTCCCTAAGTGAATCTAGCCCGATAgttgatgtaacgccctgaatttcgaagGTCGAgcaagctctactcccgagatccagcacatcacttatgcaacatgaataataatgtttagatttcgtccatattaatgagttaaacataagtgagattatactaaaacagcatatcatactccgaatgtaattaaattaagcaatcagaagtttgaagcatatatatttaaatatgtaagtgtttcacaaccttcagagtatgagtatataaccaggttgaatatatacatgtattatttcaaaatatataaagtgTGGAAATGTAAGATGTTCAACTAAGCCAAATGTTCTGGTAGTCCCTGCGTATCggcacaaggtctacatagacccgcccaagagctgaaagtaggagaactcttcctcctcatccatgaagtcctgctccgTCACATAGACTTCATGaatacctgcatctaaaccagagtctggttggtgttttaaaacaccgtcctagggtgggagtgagtgatcaactcattagtactataaggcaaaagttaacatgttatcaagtcgatcaagcagtaatgataaagcaacttaataatcacttcctaactactcttgttaatgcaggaatggagtgcaagtaatgatgtatgccctcacatcaaagctccctcacaaagtgactccgacaaccaatttcgcatatgacagcACTCCCTCAAAACAGTGCAACTTCAtcgccaaaagcacatcctaactaatgcaatgcgatgcatagtcgtgttagccgaatacttaattaagcttattcatacagtaggtttgggaagctaaggtacctccctttatatcattaacctgaaccgaaggatccatctaaggtcgtcaatcctagttaagcacatacgataagcaagttgtagggcatcattcCTAATGAAAaatagtcgataggcaaattcaaaagtttatactcgcagtcactacgggaaggttcgtcacctcagcgtatgccgacaacacgaacacggtgttgatgagggtcgaatattgcatatcagaccctaattagtgcatgattttacgtacatgatatcgtttaatggaatattttaattatatttttgttacaggatgaaatcaggggcgttgatggaaaaagactactacaagcatggatttgacactccgaagtcactaGAGCAAGGCACGCAccccagagaactaagactgaagaatttacatgacagggacccgaggaaatcaagccgttcacattaaaaaggcccgaaaatggtccagaatgcaagatcacttggTTTCTGCCATCCGTTTGACTTGAAACTTCATGCatagcctggaggccataaataaaccgtatatattaaatttcaaccattggttatctcgagaagtggcccaacggccagatcagccctttaattccttaagtggggcccacctggtccctGGATATGGCTCATCTTTGGTACCAACGCTCTAAATTACATGGAGAATCatatggacggaggagatttggtgcatacatcatgatggacctcacatgtgcactgcatgtaCGCAGTGCGGACGCACACCAGCAATGCATCATTACACGCaaggtcggtcagcaggcgctgaccgaccaaattttttaaaaaaaaggcagtTTCCGTTTGCGGCTTCACAGAAACggaaacagggacttgcggtcccctgttgtgggccaccatcacgactCGTGGGtctaatctggaccgtctattaaaCCATAAAGGCCCATattaccatcgcctaggtggcgtttTTTCAGATAACAGTAGAGATCGTTTTTTAACTGTTCAAAAGCAGAATGGATGGTGGGTTTAAAACCCTGTGAGCCACCACGAATTTGATCTAGAATTGAGCATGTCCGACCGATTTTTCAATGACAAtctaatggacggactggattttgaagataatgtcaatagtgggccccaccaatgtcgTAGCGCGAACAGTGTAATCCCTGTTTACGCACGCCGAACGCTGTCCGATTTTCGCACCTGTTGTGGCCCACTGCACTTGATcatatggaagatctgatccatccatcatgtagaagactggaaaacgtcctaagggacggtatttATTTGGAAATCGAGTAAGGAAAGAGGGCTGTTTTGCATCTGATCTTGGCTGAGGAAAGAAAGTCCGAAAGCGGCTGCTGCTTCGACAGCGTTTCCAAAACGTCCCTCCACCGCCTAAgctgctataagaaagagagagagagctcgttgGAGAGAAGGAAGCCAGGGAGGAAAGAtccagaaaagagaagaaaagaggaaaaagcaAGAGAGAAGATAGGGAATTCAAGAGCAAGTGCAGGGAGCCGGTTCatccaagttttttttttggagattatTCCAGCTTGGAGAGGcaagagatagagaggaagaaagaagggagagattggAAGGATGTTTTTCCTTTATCTTTTATATTGTTCCTTCTTTCCAGTTGATTCCATGAGTAGctaaatttcttagctagggctgagatgaagcccctaacttAAATAACCCTTGTTATATGTTGATTTcgttttgatttaattgatgtgtTTTCTTCTCTAGTATGCTTAATTGGAAGttctgtacttctccattctaagagctcaaccaaagtctagtatggatgttgtttggaatattattctaggtgcttgtgtctgaccatgaacaggttcctatagaggaagaaataggaatctacatctctccatgcctgaccatgaaTGGAAAGATgtaatccatatgctttaaggaattatacattctgtgtgcccgaccaaggacatagagtgcactttatttatttttgatatcaatctgaattagggtaacaggcagaacaaggtttatgatagttaggggtggattcgaaagtcctagtcttctctttgattgaattttcctcattattcttggttattttttcattgatttttatttagtttatttaattactatcgcaaatatctgttggattagttaggaagagtctttaattttgaattgtgacgaccagtcctcgtgggaacgatctcgtaatacgtaccatatctacatctgattcgtatacttgcgagtttaaaaatcatttaaatcaggttggtttaaataaaacatcaagtttttggcgccgttgccggggactgtttcggtccaattggatttaagattctctcttatcataattcatagtcttagttttttttactacctttaggttaaattttttttgaaactaacctatttcctgttttgtagggacctcacatacactactaatttggtaatctctttccaaattttctattttttttttttttttttttttttctaatttctatttttagaattaaagttttattttttatttttagaagtttctatttctaggctattttattttatttttagaaatttcctattttctaattctagattctgattcttctttcaagtaactttctattttctagttttagaaatttttccctttttagaaactaacttagttttttttttttttttttttttttttttttttttagaaattaaccgttgcttaggattttttttctagcattattttaggaatttaatttatttttatt is drawn from Magnolia sinica isolate HGM2019 chromosome 5, MsV1, whole genome shotgun sequence and contains these coding sequences:
- the LOC131246953 gene encoding non-classical arabinogalactan protein 30-like, translating into MAFSRASFINGLLALQICVVLMLGSLDSTTSFGPVTWTKPTPPTPPMPPTHQIAVEGVVLCKSCKFRKMDPIPESVVRLQCRTRRHPTVVEGKTDKNGYFFIQPPKEVTTFSARRCKVFLISSPWAYCKLPTDLNGGVSGASLSFRTKLSGPNPIALFSVGPLAFAPNKTSCPFSP